The Chthonomonas sp. genome includes a window with the following:
- a CDS encoding dipeptide epimerase, with the protein MEVSFLTLRLKKLFPLAISRGTTAEHNNLFVFVRRGEHVGIGECAPRTGFADTMAPLAQADLERLVASDLEGLSIHGVHARAREMELDPFALCALDIALWDLRAKEANMPLYRLLGLSNRSTPTSVTIGIEPEEIVRERVPIILDLTGAKALKIKLGSPQGMEHDQQIYSTAAEVARPYGVSLRVDANGGWDVARARSTMAWLAERGCDYVEQPLEKGNEAELPAIFEGRPLPIYLDESIWSSADIPPVVHCIDGVNLKLTKCGGITEALRIVATARAHGLGTMIGCMSDSSVGIAAGAALGELFDHIDLDSHLNLNPDPATGAPIIDGVVTPTEQPGHGAALKPEFLPAP; encoded by the coding sequence ATGGAAGTCTCCTTTCTCACCCTGCGGCTCAAGAAGCTTTTTCCGCTGGCCATCAGCCGAGGCACGACCGCCGAGCACAATAACCTCTTCGTGTTCGTGCGTCGCGGCGAGCACGTCGGTATCGGCGAGTGTGCACCGCGCACCGGTTTTGCCGACACCATGGCCCCGCTGGCGCAAGCGGATCTTGAACGGCTGGTGGCGAGCGACCTGGAGGGGCTCTCAATTCACGGTGTTCACGCCCGCGCCCGCGAGATGGAGCTGGATCCCTTCGCGCTGTGCGCGCTCGACATCGCACTGTGGGACTTGCGTGCCAAAGAGGCCAACATGCCGCTGTACCGGCTTCTCGGGCTCAGCAATCGCTCGACTCCGACGAGTGTGACGATCGGCATCGAGCCCGAGGAAATCGTGCGCGAGCGAGTCCCCATCATTCTCGATCTCACCGGGGCCAAAGCACTCAAGATCAAGCTAGGATCACCCCAAGGGATGGAGCACGATCAGCAGATCTACTCCACCGCGGCTGAAGTTGCCCGACCGTACGGCGTTTCTTTGCGGGTGGACGCCAACGGCGGATGGGACGTGGCCCGCGCCCGGTCGACGATGGCGTGGCTGGCTGAGCGAGGGTGTGACTACGTCGAGCAGCCGCTTGAGAAAGGCAATGAAGCCGAGCTGCCTGCCATCTTCGAAGGCCGACCGTTGCCGATCTACCTTGACGAATCGATCTGGTCGTCCGCCGACATCCCGCCCGTTGTCCACTGTATCGACGGCGTCAACCTCAAGCTGACCAAATGCGGCGGCATTACCGAAGCGTTGCGCATCGTCGCGACGGCGCGGGCGCACGGTCTGGGCACGATGATCGGCTGCATGAGCGACTCGTCAGTTGGGATCGCCGCGGGAGCCGCGCTGGGCGAACTCTTCGATCACATTGATCTTGATTCGCATCTGAATCTTAACCCGGACCCTGCGACGGGCGCGCCGATCATCGATGGCGTCGTCACGCCCACTGAACAACCCGGTCACGGCGCCGCACTCAAGCCGGAGTTTCTTCCAGCGCCTTGA